One Cohnella candidum genomic region harbors:
- a CDS encoding DHA2 family efflux MFS transporter permease subunit, which translates to MKSTNVAIVLAALFIGVFMENLDHTIMATAVPSVVAQLGGMNVFPWVFSVYLLTSTIFIPVFGKLADQFGKKPFLLIGFSTFVLASVLSANAESIGQLIAYRALQGLGAAPLMPIAFSMIFDLVKPERQGKIQGLFAAVNGLSLILGPIIGAYLTDHFSWHWVFWINVPFGVAAAIMISLFYKEGKGHRSKGAIDYIGAALLVCAISPLMVALVMGGRDFAWASWQIITLFGVSAFFVYLFLRTEGRAKEPIIALDLFNKKVVSSVVIGALQGIVMIAVMVYIPFYIQGVMGGTVTHVGTILTHMIVAMILGTGIGGHLLEKVPARTIIWLSVVWIGIGGYMLTQIDPQTSDIYFFVAMLFMGLGLGPLFPTTTLLAQTSVSHHQTTSATSLLSFFRNIGMAVGSSLLAALVNNQLTKSASTIDTVNISSTQMDSLKDPNLLMDPALQQTVPDQALHILQHGMGTGILHVFAVSVAAALIIFLFGFMAGKSRLVMPHGSKKIGFH; encoded by the coding sequence ATGAAGTCAACGAACGTCGCGATTGTTCTAGCCGCTTTATTTATCGGAGTGTTCATGGAAAACCTGGATCACACCATCATGGCAACTGCAGTGCCCTCAGTTGTTGCTCAACTGGGAGGAATGAATGTTTTTCCTTGGGTGTTTTCCGTGTACTTGCTGACTTCAACGATTTTCATTCCCGTATTCGGCAAATTGGCGGATCAATTCGGCAAGAAACCCTTTCTGTTGATTGGCTTTTCAACTTTCGTTCTGGCATCGGTCTTATCGGCAAATGCAGAATCGATCGGGCAGCTGATTGCTTACCGGGCATTACAAGGTTTGGGTGCAGCTCCTTTGATGCCTATTGCGTTCAGCATGATTTTCGATCTGGTGAAACCGGAAAGGCAAGGGAAGATTCAGGGGTTATTCGCGGCGGTTAACGGCCTTTCGTTGATTCTGGGACCCATTATCGGCGCATATCTTACCGATCACTTTTCATGGCATTGGGTTTTCTGGATCAACGTTCCTTTCGGTGTAGCGGCGGCCATCATGATCAGTCTCTTTTACAAGGAAGGGAAGGGTCATCGTTCTAAAGGGGCCATCGACTACATCGGGGCAGCTCTGCTGGTGTGTGCAATATCACCTCTAATGGTTGCTTTAGTGATGGGCGGAAGGGATTTTGCTTGGGCGTCTTGGCAAATCATTACCCTGTTCGGAGTTAGCGCATTCTTCGTTTATTTGTTTCTCCGAACCGAGGGAAGAGCCAAAGAACCGATTATCGCCCTTGACCTTTTTAATAAGAAAGTCGTTTCATCCGTTGTGATCGGAGCTTTGCAGGGCATCGTCATGATTGCGGTCATGGTCTATATTCCGTTTTATATCCAAGGGGTAATGGGCGGCACGGTAACGCATGTCGGAACGATTCTCACCCACATGATCGTCGCGATGATTCTCGGGACCGGAATCGGCGGTCATCTTCTTGAAAAGGTGCCGGCCCGCACCATCATCTGGCTTTCCGTCGTCTGGATCGGCATTGGCGGGTATATGCTGACGCAAATCGATCCTCAAACGTCGGATATTTACTTCTTCGTTGCCATGCTCTTTATGGGATTGGGGCTGGGGCCGCTTTTCCCGACCACTACCCTGTTGGCCCAAACTTCCGTGAGCCATCACCAAACGACAAGCGCGACTTCATTGCTCAGTTTTTTCCGCAATATCGGAATGGCGGTCGGAAGCAGTTTGCTTGCCGCGTTGGTAAACAACCAACTGACGAAGTCCGCTTCCACGATCGATACGGTTAACATTTCGAGTACACAGATGGATTCGCTGAAAGACCCGAACTTGCTGATGGACCCCGCGCTTCAACAGACGGTTCCGGATCAGGCCCTCCATATTTTGCAACACGGTATGGGTACAGGAATTCTTCACGTATTTGCGGTCTCGGTTGCCGCTGCTCTTATTATCTTTTTGTTCGGCTTTATGGCAGGGAAAAGTCGTTTGGTAATGCCGCATGGTTCGAAAAAAATAGGCTTTCACTGA
- a CDS encoding DJ-1/PfpI family protein — protein MKILLRVTVYLLTFVIFFGGIGAFGYIRSNQEYWNPVRQTPVPELQSVSVPEYNPNKPTVAVLLSNQTTEVFDFMVPYEMFAMTEAYNVYAVAPDKNIKTLSGGLDLMPHYSFNELDRLLGKSPDLIVIPAMPIVDEAKYKPVREWIRKHSDTKLLSICAGALNLADTGLLNGKEATTDWKSFDYGDIKKYPEVKWKRDLRYVSDGNIVSSAAITSGIDAVLYVISQQLGEPMADKIAKEMNYPSYGFVKNPNIDPNRVDASELIFTFNQAFQWNKKRSGALLYKGMDDGALTTIFDTYATSGTTRVYTVSDDKQPIVTKYHLNLVTRYQTSNAPKLNRLLVPGVEAESLAAEEVKKWNAGGSNVVPEFIHSGSANRFIFDAPLEDLAKQEDVLTAKYDAKRVEYRAADRLKFEGKPFSYEAFGIPVLITLAALLTAYFIDRRFIRKVRKGGNIPC, from the coding sequence ATGAAGATATTATTACGCGTAACGGTTTACTTACTTACGTTCGTTATCTTTTTCGGAGGGATCGGCGCGTTCGGGTATATTCGCTCCAATCAGGAGTATTGGAATCCCGTTCGGCAAACACCGGTGCCGGAACTACAAAGCGTGAGCGTTCCTGAGTACAATCCGAATAAACCTACGGTAGCTGTCCTTTTGTCCAACCAGACGACGGAAGTGTTCGATTTTATGGTTCCTTATGAAATGTTTGCGATGACCGAGGCTTATAACGTTTATGCCGTTGCCCCGGACAAAAACATCAAGACGCTCTCCGGCGGTTTGGATCTGATGCCCCATTATTCTTTTAACGAACTGGATCGATTGCTAGGCAAAAGTCCCGACCTTATCGTGATTCCGGCTATGCCTATCGTGGACGAAGCCAAATATAAGCCTGTCCGGGAATGGATACGAAAACATTCGGATACGAAGCTGCTGAGCATTTGCGCCGGAGCCCTGAATCTGGCCGATACGGGTTTGTTAAACGGGAAAGAAGCGACGACCGACTGGAAGAGCTTTGATTACGGGGATATCAAAAAATATCCTGAAGTGAAGTGGAAAAGGGATTTGCGTTATGTCTCAGACGGCAACATCGTGTCTTCTGCAGCGATTACTTCAGGCATCGATGCCGTCCTCTATGTGATCTCGCAGCAATTAGGCGAACCGATGGCGGACAAAATCGCGAAAGAGATGAATTACCCCTCTTATGGTTTCGTTAAAAATCCAAACATCGATCCTAATCGCGTGGATGCATCCGAATTGATTTTTACGTTCAACCAAGCATTCCAATGGAACAAAAAAAGATCAGGGGCATTGTTGTACAAAGGGATGGATGACGGAGCGCTTACGACGATATTCGATACATACGCCACTTCCGGAACGACAAGGGTTTACACCGTATCGGACGACAAGCAGCCTATCGTGACGAAGTATCACCTCAACCTGGTCACCCGTTATCAAACGTCGAATGCGCCGAAGCTCAATCGGCTGCTCGTTCCGGGAGTAGAAGCCGAGTCTTTAGCTGCGGAAGAAGTCAAGAAGTGGAATGCAGGCGGTAGCAACGTCGTGCCTGAGTTTATTCACAGCGGCTCCGCGAACAGATTTATTTTTGACGCACCACTTGAGGATTTGGCGAAGCAGGAAGACGTCCTAACCGCTAAATATGATGCCAAGCGAGTGGAGTACCGTGCTGCGGACCGTCTTAAATTCGAAGGTAAGCCTTTTTCCTATGAAGCATTCGGCATACCGGTTTTGATTACTTTAGCAGCGTTGCTTACTGCTTACTTTATTGATCGGCGATTCATTCGCAAGGTGAGGAAAGGAGGCAACATCCCTTGTTAA